A genomic region of Oncorhynchus mykiss isolate Arlee chromosome 16, USDA_OmykA_1.1, whole genome shotgun sequence contains the following coding sequences:
- the LOC110491338 gene encoding MBT domain-containing protein 1 isoform X2, whose amino-acid sequence MENTRDLAERTPRSERKRQDSFGMFDRYDSCSEESTSSSSSDDSEDEVPSIPASLPIIKNNGQVYTYPDGKTGMATCEMCGMVGVRDAFYSKTKRFCSVSCSRSYSSNSKKASILARLQGKPPTKKAKVLQKQPLMAKLAAYAQYQASQQQQNQAKSKAVVPVEGFDWGRYICSNNLVGAPVSCFKHVPMGTCWGDLAEGVMVEVLNSDTNLSTKVYWIAGIVKLSGFKALLRYEGFDNDTSRDFWCNLCVPEIHHVGWCASSGKPLVPPKSIQLKYSNWKAFLVKRLTGAKTLPPDFATKVHENMQFPFKKLMRVEVVDKTHLCRTRVALVEQVIGGRLRLVYEEGSDDFWCHMYSPLIHAIGWSRSIGHRFKRSDVSKKIDGQMDAPAQLFAKVKDVDQNGEWFRDRMKLEAIDPLNLSAISVATVRKVLADGYLMIGVDGSEVTDGSDWFCYHSTSPSIFPAGFCEINNIELTHPRGYTKLPFKWFDYLRETSSIAAPVKLFNKDVPNHGFRQGMKLEAVDLMEPRLVCVATVTRIVHRLLRIHFDGWEDEYDQWVDCQSSDLYPVGWCQLTGYQLQPPAAQMAREIPAAVPKHKKKAQQYKGQKKKSLLCLKEEQAEVDEFTFSHGVSDQESIGSGSYYIKQEPC is encoded by the exons ATGGAGAATACAAGGGATTTG GCTGAACGCACCCCGCGTTCGGAGCGTAAGCGCCAGGACTCGTTTGGGATGTTTGACCGGTACGACAGCTGCAGTGAGGAGAGCACCAGTAGCTCCAGCTCAGATGACAGTGAGGACGAGGTGCCCTCCATCCCCGCCAGCCTGCCaatcatcaaaaacaatggacagGTCTACACCTATCCCGACGGCAAGACCGGCATGG CCACGTGTGAGATGTGTGGGATGGTCGGAGTGCGAGACGCCTTCTACTCCAAGACTAAACGCTTCTGCAGCGTCTCCTGCTCTAGAAGTTACTCCTCCAACTCTAAAAAAGCCAGCATCTTGGCTCGACTCCAG GGTAAACCACCTACGAAAAAGGCCAAGGTGTTACAGAAACAGCCTCTCATGGCGAAGTTGGCAGCTTACGCCCAGTACCAAGCaagtcaacaacaacagaaccaggCTAAGTCAAAAGCAG TGGTTCCTGTTGAAGGCTTTGACTGGGGACGGTACATCTGTAGCAATAACTTGGTTGGAGCACCAGTCAGCTGCTTCAAGCAC GTCCCTATGGGTACGTGCTGGGGAGACCTAGCTGAAGGAGTGATGGTCGAGGTGCTCAACTCCGATACTAACCTCTCTACTAAAGTCTACTGGATAGCAGGGATCGTCAAACTGTCAG GGTTCAAGGCTCTGCTGCGGTACGAGGGTTTTGACAACGACACCAGCAGGGACTTCTGGTGTAACCTCTGTGTTCCAGAGATTCACCACGTCGGGTGGTGTGCATCCAGCGGGAAACCGCTCGTACCTCCCAAAT CGATACAGCTAAAGTACTCTAACTGGAAAGCTTTCCTTGTGAAGCGTCTCACTGGAGCCAAAACGCTACCACCAGACTTTGCCACCAAG gTCCACGAGAACATGCAGTTCCCCTTTAAGAAGCTGATGCGTGTGGAGGTGGTGGATAAGACTCACCTGTGCCGGACACGAGTGGCCCTGGTGGAGCAGGTGATTGGGGGACGGCTGAGGCTCGTCTACGAGGAGGGCTCTGACGACTTCTGGTGTCACATGTACTCCCCGCTCATACACGCCATCGGATGGTCCCGGAGCATCGGGCACCGCTTCAAACGATCCG ATGTGTCAAAGAAAATCGATGGTCAAATGGATGCCCCCGCCCAGCTGTTTGCCAAG GTGAAAGACGTGGACCAGAATGGTGAATGGTTCCGGGACAGGATGAAACTAGAGGCCATCGACCCTCTAAACCTCTCAGCTATAAGTGTAGCCACTGTAAGAAAG GTGTTGGCAGACGGGTACCTCATGATCGGCGTTGACGGGTCGGAGGTGACGGACGGCTCAGACTGGTTCTGctaccactccacctctccctccatcttccctgCCGGCTTCTGTGAAATCAACAACATCGAACTCACACACCCTAGAG GGTACACTAAACTGCCATTTAAATGGTTTGACTACCTCAGAGAAACAAGTTCAATAGCCGCTCCTGTGAAGCTCTTTAACAAG GATGTTCCAAACCACGGCTTCCGTCAGGGTATGAAGCTGGAGGCCGTGGACCTGATGGAGCCCAGGTTGGTGTGTGTTGCCACTGTGACTCGGATCGTCCACCGCCTGTTGCGCATCCACTTTGACGGCTGGGAGGACGAGTACGACCAATGGGTGGACTGTCAGTCGTCTGACCTCTACCCCGTGGGCTGGTGTCAGCTGACCGGCTACCAGCTACAGCCCCCCGCCGCACAGA
- the LOC110491338 gene encoding tudor and KH domain-containing protein isoform X3 — MDVGNLGISQSQVFLNYSPRAILSQWSLSLGTRRVMEAVREGPKSTLSSGKVVALAAGLSVGATVGYIVYRQIKSPSPPLANTEESRMSVPLEVYRTITKYQASFLDLVMQKSGAHVRVLSESSQAGEGEQSSQNSVCFLLQGSPQQVLLARCSLENLAADCETTTDVMEVPQTAFGRIIGRGGESLKLITRTTGARVLCPRERGRGLEKGMVSVTGTRLEVRRAKELILEKVFEDEAVRRRITQSSALRQKRRPFEPQGQRSEGCIGASGCMDSTLLLQSSEVTEIKPTQELKLEEAPQSLWMEEGGLVHANGVQTAVGALAQARGETVQLATEAREEDDLLTPDSLSDVSKFEIPSPDLSFQPDEHLEVYVSASENPHHFWIQILGVRSLQLDKLTAEMSRFYSNGTLQEQRVETIVVGDIVAAPYRDYGTWNRARVLGVMGSGLVDLYYVDFGDNGELPRDSLRSMRSDFLSLPFQAIECSLAGVNPAGEVWSDQALDDFERLTYVAEWRPLLAKLCSYTHSEVSSWPSVQLYDNSEGKAVDLGEEMVSLGHAVPSQDNGNGGGDRDDPGTLQRMLDDVTGATSELSLSCISLSEVASISGSVDDVLEDEFV, encoded by the exons ATGGACGTGGGGAACCTGGGGATCTCTCAGTCCCAGGTGTTTCTCAACTACAGCCCGCGGGCCATCCTGTCACA GTGGAGTCTCTCCCTGGGCACGCGGCGTGTGATGGAGGCAGTGCGGGAGGGCCCTAAGAGCACCCTGAGCTCTGGTAAAGTTGTGGCTCTGGCAGCGGGGCTGTCTGTAGGAGCGACGGTGGGATACATCGTCTACCGGCAAATCAAAAGCCCTAGCC CTCCGCTGGCTAACACCGAGGAGTCCAGGATGTCAGTACCTCTGGAGGTTTACAGGACTATTACCAAGTACCAAGCCTCCTTCCTGGACCTG gTGATGCAGAAGTCCGGTGCCCACGTGAGGGTGCTCTCTGAGTCTTCGCAGGCAGGCGAGGGGGAGCAAAGTTCCCAGAATTCCGTGTGTTTCCTGCTGCAGGGCTCACCTCAGCAGGTGCTGCTCGCCAGGTGTTCCCTGGAGAACCTGGCCGCAGACTGTGAGACCACCACTGATGTCATGGAGGTACCCCAGACTGCCTTCGGACGCATCATAG GTCGTGGAGGGGAGTCTCTGAAGCTCATCACCAGGACAACAGGAGCAAGAGTCCTATGTCCCAGGGAGAGGGGGCGGGGCCTAGAGAAGGGCATGGTGTCTGTCACAGGGACGAGACTGGAGGTCAGACGGGCCAAG GAGCTCATCCTAGAGAAGGTATTTGAGGATGaggctgtgaggaggaggattacCCAGTCCTCGGCCCTGCGCCAGAAACGAAGACCCTTCGAGCCCCAGGGTCAAAGGTCTGAG GGGTGTATTGGAGCATCTGGCTGTATGGACTCTACTCTGTTGCTACAAAGTTCAGAGGTCACTGAGATCAAACCCACACAGGAACTGAAGCTGGAGGAGGCTCCACAATCTCTCTGGATGGAGGAAGGGGGGCTGGTCCATGCTAACGGTGTCCAGACCGCAGTGGGAGCTCTTGCCCAGGCTAGAGGAGAGACCGTACAGCTGGCTACAGAGGCACGAGAGGAGGACGATCTTCTGACGCCTGACTCCCTATCAGATGTTTCTAAATTTGAAA TTCCCAGCCCAGACCTGAGCTTCCAGCCAGATGAGCACCTGGAGGTGTATGTATCGGCGTCAGAGAACCCCCACCACTTCTGGATCCAGATCCTGGGGGTCCGCTCCCTCCAGCTGGACAAACTTACTGCCGAGATGAGCCGCTTCTACAGCAACGGCACCCTGCAG GAGCAGCGAGTGGAGACCATCGTGGTGGGGGACATCGTGGCAGCGCCGTACCGGGACTACGGCACCTGGAACAGGGCGAGGGTCCTGGGGGTGATGGGCTCTGGCCTGGTGGACCTCTACTACGTTGACTTCGGCGACAATGGAGAACTACCCAGGGATAGTCTCCGAAGTATGAG AAGTGACTTTCTCAGCCTACCATTCCAGGCCATCGAGTGCAGCCTAGCTGGAGTCAACCCTGCAGGTGAGGTGTGGAGCGACCAAGCCCTGGATGACTTTGAGCGCCTGACGTATGTTGCAGAGTGGAGACCCCTGCTGGCCAAACTGTGCAGCTACACCCACTCTGAGGTCTCCTCTTGGCCAAGTGTACAGCTCTACGACAACAGCGAGGGCAAG GCTGTAGATCTAGGAGAGGAGATGGTGAGTCTGGGCCATGCTGTACCTAGCCAGGATAATGGGAACGGGGGTGGCGACAGGGACGACCCTGGAACACTACAGAGGATGCTG GATGATGTGACTGGAGCCACGTCAGAGCTAAGCCTGTCCTGCATCAGCTTATCAG AAGTGGCCTCAATCTCAGGAAGCGTTGATGATGTTCTAGAGGACGAGTTCGTCTGA